One window of Lottiidibacillus patelloidae genomic DNA carries:
- a CDS encoding LolA family protein produces the protein MKKSLIAIFAGIFLISILAACGEKTEEDVVVDIKEKLEKMSGYMTDAKMTLQTGETPQEYNVEVWHKKDKYYRVHLKSDKKKEHSQMILRNDEGVFVLTPALNKSFRFESSWPENISLVYLYESLMSDILKDNEKKFKKVNDNYVFETKTNYTNKILQYQEIVLTKDLKPVSVKVMDKEKNVLVQVDFSNFKFSPKFDKDSFDLQRNMTSAMDVEPMNMDDVHFAIHYPVYEPQGTVLKEQKEVMNDQKQQVVLIYGGEKSFTLIQEKSKVLPAMSNVNEMNGSPVDLGFVVGAMTDTTLSWTYNGIDFFLASEDLSQEEMISIARSVFGTSIK, from the coding sequence ATGAAAAAATCGCTAATAGCAATCTTTGCTGGTATTTTCTTAATCTCCATATTAGCGGCATGTGGGGAAAAGACAGAGGAAGATGTAGTTGTAGACATCAAAGAAAAATTAGAAAAGATGAGTGGGTACATGACCGATGCAAAAATGACGTTGCAAACGGGAGAAACTCCACAAGAGTATAATGTAGAAGTTTGGCACAAAAAAGATAAGTACTATCGTGTTCACTTAAAGAGTGACAAGAAAAAAGAGCATAGCCAAATGATTCTTCGAAATGATGAAGGCGTATTTGTTCTTACACCAGCATTAAACAAAAGTTTCCGCTTTGAAAGCAGCTGGCCGGAAAATATTAGCCTTGTTTACTTGTATGAATCATTAATGTCGGACATCTTAAAAGACAATGAGAAAAAGTTCAAAAAAGTTAATGATAACTATGTGTTTGAAACAAAAACGAACTATACAAATAAGATCTTACAATATCAAGAGATTGTTTTAACAAAGGATTTGAAGCCAGTATCTGTGAAAGTAATGGATAAAGAAAAAAATGTCTTAGTACAAGTGGATTTCTCAAACTTCAAATTTAGTCCAAAGTTTGATAAAGATTCATTTGACTTACAACGAAATATGACAAGTGCAATGGATGTTGAACCAATGAATATGGATGATGTTCATTTCGCAATTCATTATCCAGTATACGAGCCACAAGGTACTGTCTTAAAAGAGCAAAAAGAAGTAATGAACGATCAAAAGCAACAGGTTGTCCTAATCTATGGCGGTGAAAAATCATTTACATTAATTCAAGAAAAGAGCAAAGTATTGCCTGCAATGAGTAATGTCAATGAAATGAATGGTAGTCCAGTAGACTTAGGTTTTGTTGTCGGTGCAATGACAGATACGACGCTTTCTTGGACGTATAACGGAATTGACTTCTTCTTAGCTTCAGAAGATTTATCGCAAGAAGAAATGATTTCAATTGCACGCTCTGTCTTCGGAACTTCAATCAAATAA
- a CDS encoding antitoxin, whose amino-acid sequence MFVSQSNANEILVHLPHHLIKEMDGFVQQDNISRSELVHKAMKHYLRDRKNRQIREMMRQGYMEMAKINLNIASEAFLAEEEADSTLGRLVSGV is encoded by the coding sequence CTGTTCGTGTCCCAATCAAACGCAAATGAAATCTTAGTTCACTTACCACATCATCTTATTAAAGAAATGGATGGGTTTGTCCAGCAAGATAACATTAGTAGAAGTGAATTAGTTCACAAAGCAATGAAGCATTATCTTCGTGATCGTAAAAATCGTCAAATCCGAGAAATGATGCGACAAGGCTACATGGAAATGGCCAAAATCAATTTAAATATTGCATCAGAGGCATTTTTAGCTGAAGAGGAAGCCGACAGCACGTTGGGACGCCTAGTTAGCGGGGTGTAA
- a CDS encoding SRPBCC family protein codes for MKEIFKDEVVINGSVNDVWSYFIDIEQNGPKWMPGISSISVENKKLSEGNKITFTTRGKQQSSTVTSYKENDYITLTSVQGNFKADYRYSFNKHNENQTSLLLHATCEAEGIYKLLSPLIRLAIKKADGNQLKQFKEAFEMQMKNRPML; via the coding sequence ATGAAGGAAATCTTTAAAGATGAAGTGGTTATTAATGGTTCAGTTAATGATGTATGGTCATACTTTATAGACATTGAGCAAAATGGCCCAAAGTGGATGCCTGGTATTTCCTCGATATCAGTAGAAAATAAGAAGTTAAGTGAAGGAAATAAAATTACTTTCACTACTAGAGGAAAGCAACAAAGTTCTACTGTTACAAGTTATAAAGAAAATGACTACATTACTTTAACTTCCGTCCAAGGTAATTTCAAGGCAGATTATCGCTATTCATTTAATAAGCATAATGAAAACCAAACTTCCCTACTATTACATGCAACTTGTGAAGCAGAGGGCATTTATAAACTTTTATCACCTTTAATTCGACTTGCAATAAAAAAAGCTGATGGAAATCAACTTAAACAGTTTAAAGAAGCATTTGAAATGCAAATGAAAAACAGGCCGATGCTATAA
- a CDS encoding rhomboid family protein — MFVRTENFKSFIHYYPVVSLIILIQTIIFIWTAFTFLPYSSELLNNGIGTNLYIAYGEYWRLVTPIFFHGSFGHLFFNSFSLILFGPALEQILGKTRFIIGYLGAGIIANVAVYLLEALNYSHLGASGSIFGLFGIYVYMVYLRKDLIDSSNSQIVLTILVIGLVMTFISPGVSILGHIFGLIGGLLLAPPLLSKR, encoded by the coding sequence ATGTTTGTACGGACGGAAAATTTCAAATCATTTATTCATTATTATCCAGTCGTGTCATTGATTATCCTAATACAGACAATCATTTTCATATGGACTGCTTTTACTTTTTTACCTTATAGTTCAGAACTATTGAATAACGGGATTGGCACTAACCTATACATTGCCTACGGAGAATATTGGCGTCTAGTCACACCTATTTTCTTTCACGGTAGCTTTGGACATTTATTTTTCAATTCCTTTTCTTTAATACTATTCGGACCAGCCTTAGAGCAAATCTTAGGTAAAACTAGATTTATTATCGGTTATCTCGGTGCAGGAATTATTGCTAATGTAGCTGTTTACTTACTAGAAGCATTGAATTACTCTCACCTAGGAGCATCCGGTTCAATTTTCGGCCTTTTTGGTATTTATGTTTACATGGTTTATTTAAGAAAAGATTTAATTGACTCTTCTAACTCACAAATCGTTCTTACAATTTTAGTGATAGGGTTAGTAATGACCTTTATTTCTCCAGGTGTTAGTATTCTTGGACACATCTTTGGTCTGATCGGCGGATTACTTTTAGCACCACCATTATTAAGCAAAAGATGA
- the alr gene encoding alanine racemase, with translation MSKTHFYRDTWVEVNVDHIASNVKAIIEHLPENVEMMAVVKANAYGHGAVDVAKTALQAGAKILAVAILDEALELRANNIRCPILVLGWTRPKDVQVAIDHDITLTYFQQSWIEEAATHITSGRLSLHLKVDTGMNRVGTKSFEEALQIYEYTSNKSNFNTVGIFTHFATADEDDLTYFNLQYESFTSLLHRFEKRGIIFKQIHTSNSAASIRFPEQTFSQVRVGIAMYGLAPAKEMKQRIPFPLKEAFSLHSTITHVKKIKAGEAVSYGADYIAENDEWIGTVPVGYADGWIRRLGGKSEVLVQGKRVPIVGRVCMDQFMVKLTDEVNIGEKVTLIGEQGNEKITIDEVAERLETINYEVPLMISNRVPRLYTHNS, from the coding sequence TTGAGCAAGACCCACTTTTATAGAGACACATGGGTGGAAGTTAATGTTGATCATATTGCTTCAAATGTAAAAGCAATAATTGAGCACCTTCCGGAAAATGTGGAAATGATGGCAGTAGTAAAAGCAAACGCTTATGGACATGGAGCAGTAGATGTCGCCAAAACGGCATTACAAGCAGGAGCCAAAATTCTTGCGGTTGCTATTCTTGATGAAGCGTTAGAATTGCGTGCAAATAACATTAGATGCCCAATTTTAGTATTAGGATGGACGAGACCAAAAGATGTTCAAGTTGCTATTGATCACGATATAACGTTGACATATTTTCAACAAAGTTGGATTGAAGAGGCTGCGACGCATATTACATCTGGTAGGTTATCGTTACATTTAAAGGTAGACACGGGAATGAATAGAGTTGGTACAAAAAGTTTTGAAGAAGCATTGCAAATTTATGAATATACAAGTAATAAATCAAACTTCAATACAGTTGGTATATTTACTCATTTTGCAACAGCAGATGAAGATGATTTAACGTACTTTAACCTTCAGTATGAGTCATTTACATCCCTTCTTCATAGGTTTGAAAAGAGAGGAATAATTTTCAAACAAATTCATACTAGTAATAGTGCGGCATCCATACGATTCCCTGAGCAAACGTTCAGTCAGGTAAGAGTGGGAATTGCGATGTACGGTCTTGCACCAGCTAAGGAAATGAAGCAGAGGATCCCATTTCCACTAAAAGAAGCATTTTCACTTCACAGTACAATAACACATGTCAAAAAAATTAAAGCTGGCGAAGCGGTAAGCTACGGCGCCGATTATATAGCTGAAAATGATGAATGGATTGGCACGGTTCCTGTTGGATATGCTGATGGATGGATAAGAAGACTAGGCGGCAAATCGGAAGTTCTCGTGCAAGGTAAGCGAGTTCCTATAGTCGGACGTGTTTGTATGGACCAATTTATGGTTAAACTAACAGATGAAGTAAACATTGGTGAGAAAGTAACATTAATCGGCGAACAAGGTAATGAAAAAATTACCATTGATGAAGTAGCCGAGCGTTTAGAGACGATAAACTATGAGGTTCCTTTAATGATTAGTAATCGCGTGCCGAGATTGTATACTCACAATAGTTAA
- a CDS encoding sigma-70 family RNA polymerase sigma factor: MSKRAQPYKKYGQDIKSLIKQYKQDPSNDKVFYHISIRYEKLIKSYATKYASREDIQEDLMQVGRMALFASLTRYNPTLNTRFESFAIPTIKGEMKKYLRDKSWSMKVPRKYKDLSYKVINVVDELTVKLEREPFVKEIAEKLNVSEEDILHTMEASNNYKALSVDREITDEKKGGKVSPLLEKIPSKEKECIYEKAVARLHISSMLEELTAREKKIIYYLYFEQLSQAQIGKIVGISQMHVSRLHKQAIRKLSENFSHHKKYY; encoded by the coding sequence TTGAGCAAGAGAGCTCAGCCTTATAAAAAATATGGACAAGATATAAAATCGTTAATAAAACAATATAAACAGGATCCTTCTAATGACAAAGTGTTTTACCATATTTCTATACGGTATGAAAAACTAATTAAAAGCTATGCAACTAAATATGCATCAAGAGAAGATATCCAGGAAGACCTTATGCAAGTTGGAAGAATGGCATTGTTTGCTTCATTAACGAGGTATAATCCAACCTTAAACACAAGGTTTGAATCATTTGCCATTCCGACGATAAAAGGGGAAATGAAAAAATACCTACGTGATAAGTCTTGGAGTATGAAAGTCCCTAGAAAGTATAAGGACTTAAGTTATAAGGTAATAAATGTTGTTGATGAGTTAACCGTCAAATTAGAAAGGGAACCATTTGTTAAAGAGATTGCAGAAAAGTTGAATGTCTCAGAAGAAGACATTTTACACACAATGGAAGCTAGTAATAATTATAAGGCACTTTCAGTTGACCGTGAAATAACCGATGAAAAAAAAGGTGGAAAGGTAAGTCCTCTTTTAGAAAAGATTCCTTCGAAGGAAAAAGAGTGCATTTACGAAAAGGCGGTCGCTCGTCTTCATATTAGTTCGATGCTAGAGGAGTTAACTGCGCGAGAGAAAAAGATTATTTATTATTTGTATTTTGAGCAGTTAAGTCAAGCGCAAATTGGCAAGATAGTAGGAATTTCACAGATGCACGTTTCAAGGTTACACAAGCAAGCAATACGTAAGCTTAGTGAAAATTTTAGTCATCATAAAAAATACTATTAA
- a CDS encoding type II toxin-antitoxin system PemK/MazF family toxin: MIVKRGDVYFADLSPVVGSEQGGIRPVLIIQNDIGNRFSPTVIVAAITAQIQKAKLPTHVEIDAERYGFERDSVILLEQIRTIDKQRLTDKITNLDDEMMTRVDDALQISLGLIDF; encoded by the coding sequence TTGATAGTTAAGCGAGGCGACGTCTATTTTGCTGACCTTTCACCTGTCGTTGGTTCCGAGCAAGGTGGGATCCGCCCGGTGCTTATTATTCAAAATGACATTGGGAATAGGTTCAGTCCGACAGTAATCGTCGCAGCTATTACTGCACAAATTCAAAAAGCAAAGTTACCTACTCATGTTGAAATTGATGCAGAGCGATATGGTTTTGAAAGAGATTCAGTGATACTTTTAGAACAAATAAGAACAATTGATAAACAGAGATTAACAGATAAAATAACGAATCTTGATGATGAGATGATGACGCGAGTAGATGATGCGTTACAAATTAGCCTCGGACTTATAGACTTTTAA
- the acpS gene encoding holo-ACP synthase: MIIGTGIDIVEIQRIAKLMTNEKFIKRVLTEREQAKLTTLSEKRKIEFLAGRFAAKEAYAKALGTGIGKELSFQDVEIVNDSLGKPFVQVENKNFKAHVSISHSHDYAIAQIILEGSSS; the protein is encoded by the coding sequence ATGATTATTGGTACAGGTATAGATATAGTAGAGATTCAGCGAATTGCCAAACTAATGACTAATGAAAAGTTTATAAAAAGAGTGTTAACCGAAAGAGAACAAGCGAAACTTACAACGTTATCTGAGAAAAGGAAAATTGAATTTTTGGCTGGGCGTTTTGCCGCGAAGGAAGCGTATGCGAAAGCGCTTGGTACAGGAATAGGAAAAGAACTTTCCTTTCAAGATGTTGAAATAGTAAATGACAGCTTAGGAAAGCCTTTCGTACAAGTTGAAAATAAAAATTTTAAGGCACACGTATCTATCTCTCATTCCCATGATTATGCGATTGCGCAAATTATTTTAGAAGGCTCGTCAAGCTAG
- the uvsE gene encoding UV DNA damage repair endonuclease UvsE, with the protein MTIVRLGYVAMSMQLKNSSPSQTMTFAQFEKLSNREAAIRKLERIAKSNLQNCLRLLKHNVAHDIRFFRFSSKLIPLANHPELEDWNFMRPLKEELKLLGNYIKEHNLRVDFHPDHFVLLNSPDDDILKNSIKTLQMHKKLLIGMGIDPEHRCVMHVGGSYKNKEAALERFITNFGRVPESIQRMIMLENDDTTFTLEDTLYLCEKLGVPLVFDYHHHLAHHENENWQEHWERIVNTWSYSPLPIKMHISSPKSEKQFRHHADVIDSQSFMKFLNEIKGSVEQIDCMIEAKKKDIALFTLMRALAHYPTIEVLDGGSFKIKG; encoded by the coding sequence ATGACAATTGTACGACTAGGATATGTAGCAATGAGCATGCAGTTAAAAAATAGTTCGCCATCTCAAACCATGACTTTTGCACAATTTGAGAAATTATCCAACCGAGAAGCGGCAATTAGAAAACTAGAACGCATTGCTAAAAGCAACTTGCAAAATTGTTTACGGTTATTAAAGCATAATGTTGCTCATGACATCCGCTTTTTTCGTTTTAGTTCCAAACTTATTCCATTAGCCAATCACCCTGAACTAGAGGATTGGAATTTCATGCGTCCTTTGAAAGAGGAGTTGAAATTACTGGGGAATTACATAAAAGAACATAATCTTCGTGTAGATTTTCATCCCGACCATTTTGTTTTACTCAACTCGCCTGATGACGACATTTTAAAGAATTCTATAAAAACGTTGCAAATGCATAAGAAGTTACTAATAGGCATGGGGATTGATCCAGAACATAGATGCGTGATGCATGTCGGAGGAAGTTATAAAAATAAAGAAGCTGCATTAGAACGATTCATTACAAACTTTGGACGCGTACCGGAAAGTATTCAAAGAATGATTATGCTAGAAAATGATGATACAACTTTCACACTTGAGGATACCCTTTATTTATGTGAAAAATTAGGAGTGCCATTAGTCTTTGATTACCATCATCATTTAGCACATCATGAAAACGAAAACTGGCAGGAACATTGGGAGAGAATTGTTAATACATGGTCTTATTCACCGCTACCAATTAAAATGCACATTTCAAGTCCGAAAAGTGAAAAGCAATTCCGTCATCATGCAGATGTTATCGATTCACAATCGTTCATGAAATTCTTAAATGAAATCAAAGGTAGTGTCGAACAAATAGATTGTATGATCGAAGCAAAGAAAAAAGATATTGCACTATTTACTTTAATGAGAGCTTTAGCACACTATCCTACTATTGAGGTCCTTGATGGAGGTAGTTTTAAAATAAAAGGATAA
- a CDS encoding Tex family protein, translating to MGSTVLYFKGGIFLDREQLLSLVTTELAISKKQVENVISLLDEGNTVPFIARYRKEMTGGLDEVQIKSIMESWQYNENLANRKEEVIRLIDEQGKLTGELKKNIEKAIKLQEVEDLYRPYKQKRRTKATIAKEKGLEPLATWLLALPTEGNVEKEAEKYFSEEHEITTVEQALEGANDIIAEMISDDPEIRKWIRKQTLEKGMVTSSVKEKERANDEKKIYEMYYEYSEACAKIVPHRTLALNRGEKDGILKVTIEPPVDSIITYMIKTILKGKQSISEEYVIRAIEDSFKRLINPSIEREIRKELTEAAEEQAIHIFSENLRNLLLQPPLKGNVVLAVDPAYRTGCKLAVVDETGKVLSIDVIYPHQPRNQYEEAQKKIIAAVEKFNIKVIAVGNGTASRETEQLVAETIKMIDQEIFYLIVNEAGASVYSASDIAREEFPDLQVEERSAVSIARRLQDPLAELVKIDPKSVGVGQYQHDVSQKKLDDSLTFVVETVVNQVGVNVNTASPSLLQYVSGLSKAVATNIVKAREEKGKFVNRKELKKIPRLGAKTYEQCIGFLRIIDGDQPLDYTGIHPESYDTSIALLKELGLTVHDLGTDELKQKLTNINVNEYAERLSIGVPTLKDIIDAMVRPGRDPRDEVPKPLLKSDILKLEDLKQGMELEGTVRNVVDFGAFIDVGLKQDGLVHISKMSKRFVKHPMNLVSVGDVVNVWVDSVDIQKGRVALTMLSPTN from the coding sequence ATGGGTAGTACCGTTTTGTATTTTAAAGGAGGCATTTTTTTGGATCGAGAACAATTACTTTCATTAGTAACGACTGAACTAGCTATTTCTAAGAAACAAGTAGAGAATGTTATCTCGCTTTTAGATGAGGGGAACACGGTTCCGTTTATTGCTAGATACCGTAAAGAAATGACAGGTGGCCTAGATGAAGTTCAAATTAAAAGTATTATGGAGTCTTGGCAATATAATGAAAACTTAGCAAATCGAAAAGAAGAAGTAATTAGATTAATTGATGAACAAGGAAAATTAACAGGTGAGCTAAAGAAAAATATCGAAAAAGCAATAAAACTTCAAGAAGTGGAAGATTTATACCGTCCATACAAACAAAAACGCAGAACGAAAGCGACTATTGCGAAAGAAAAAGGACTGGAACCTTTAGCAACTTGGTTATTAGCTTTACCAACTGAAGGGAACGTCGAAAAAGAAGCAGAAAAATACTTCTCAGAAGAACATGAAATTACAACGGTTGAACAAGCATTAGAGGGTGCGAACGATATTATTGCAGAAATGATTTCCGATGACCCAGAAATCAGAAAATGGATTCGGAAACAGACGCTTGAAAAAGGAATGGTTACTTCATCGGTAAAGGAAAAAGAACGTGCAAACGATGAAAAGAAAATTTACGAGATGTATTATGAATATAGTGAGGCGTGTGCCAAGATAGTTCCTCATCGTACGTTAGCGCTAAACCGCGGGGAGAAAGACGGCATATTAAAAGTTACTATAGAGCCACCTGTAGATAGCATTATTACATATATGATAAAAACGATCTTAAAAGGGAAACAATCTATTTCCGAAGAATACGTTATCCGTGCAATTGAAGATAGCTTTAAACGTTTAATTAACCCTTCTATTGAAAGAGAAATTCGCAAAGAGCTTACAGAAGCTGCGGAAGAACAAGCGATTCATATTTTCTCGGAGAACTTACGAAACTTATTGTTGCAACCACCTTTAAAAGGAAATGTAGTATTAGCGGTAGACCCTGCGTACCGAACGGGTTGTAAACTTGCTGTAGTGGATGAGACTGGTAAAGTATTATCAATTGATGTTATATACCCACACCAACCAAGAAATCAATATGAAGAAGCGCAAAAGAAAATTATTGCGGCTGTAGAAAAGTTCAATATTAAAGTGATAGCAGTAGGTAATGGAACAGCCTCTAGAGAAACAGAACAGCTTGTGGCAGAAACTATTAAGATGATTGATCAAGAAATTTTCTATCTTATTGTTAACGAAGCGGGTGCTAGTGTGTATTCTGCATCTGATATTGCACGAGAAGAGTTTCCAGATCTTCAAGTTGAAGAGAGAAGTGCTGTATCCATTGCAAGAAGATTACAAGATCCTCTAGCTGAATTAGTAAAAATCGATCCGAAATCTGTAGGTGTTGGACAATACCAACATGATGTATCACAAAAGAAACTCGATGATTCATTAACGTTCGTCGTAGAAACGGTCGTTAACCAAGTTGGTGTAAATGTAAATACAGCCTCGCCGTCGCTGTTGCAATATGTATCAGGTTTATCGAAAGCTGTTGCTACTAACATTGTTAAAGCGCGAGAAGAAAAAGGGAAGTTTGTAAACCGTAAAGAGTTGAAGAAAATCCCGCGCTTAGGTGCTAAAACATACGAGCAATGTATCGGATTTTTACGCATTATCGATGGCGATCAACCGTTAGATTACACAGGGATCCATCCTGAAAGTTATGATACGTCAATTGCATTATTAAAAGAACTAGGTTTAACAGTGCATGACTTAGGAACAGATGAGCTTAAACAAAAGCTAACAAATATTAATGTTAACGAATATGCCGAAAGATTATCAATCGGTGTACCAACCTTAAAAGATATCATTGATGCAATGGTTCGACCTGGAAGAGATCCACGTGATGAAGTGCCAAAACCGTTATTGAAAAGTGATATCTTAAAGTTAGAGGACTTAAAGCAAGGAATGGAATTGGAAGGAACTGTCCGAAACGTCGTAGATTTTGGTGCATTTATTGATGTCGGGCTAAAACAAGATGGGCTTGTTCACATTTCAAAAATGAGTAAACGTTTTGTTAAGCATCCAATGAATCTTGTTTCAGTTGGCGATGTTGTAAATGTTTGGGTAGATAGTGTGGACATACAAAAGGGAAGAGTGGCATTAACGATGCTTTCTCCAACAAACTAA
- a CDS encoding SprT family protein — MNNKQLQALVEDISLKYFGEPFIHEAVFNNRLRTTGGRYLLKSHRIEVNPKYLQSFGLEEVIGIIKHELCHYHLHLQGKGYQHRDKDFRALLKKTGAPRFCKSLPLEVKEKKSYNYVCTNCGLNYIRRRKMNVTKYVCGKCRGKLKLLS; from the coding sequence ATGAATAATAAACAATTACAAGCTTTAGTAGAGGATATATCATTGAAATATTTTGGCGAACCTTTTATTCATGAAGCGGTCTTTAATAACCGTTTAAGAACTACAGGTGGCCGATATTTATTGAAGTCGCATCGAATTGAAGTGAACCCAAAGTATCTACAATCATTTGGGCTTGAGGAAGTAATCGGTATTATTAAGCATGAGTTGTGCCATTATCACTTACATCTTCAAGGTAAAGGGTATCAACATAGAGACAAAGACTTTCGTGCTTTACTGAAGAAAACAGGCGCTCCGCGTTTTTGTAAATCATTACCTCTTGAAGTTAAGGAGAAAAAATCTTATAACTATGTATGTACTAATTGCGGTCTTAACTATATAAGGAGACGCAAAATGAATGTCACGAAATATGTTTGTGGAAAATGTCGCGGAAAATTGAAATTGTTATCATAA
- the cmpA gene encoding cortex morphogenetic protein CmpA, protein MPSWLKRQLMRAYSEKDLYQIRMLNRCWYFYRKKHCS, encoded by the coding sequence ATGCCTAGTTGGTTAAAAAGACAATTAATGCGAGCCTATTCTGAAAAAGACTTATATCAAATTCGTATGCTAAATCGCTGTTGGTATTTTTATAGAAAAAAACACTGCTCATAA
- a CDS encoding DegV family protein, with translation MAIRLITDGGADLPESILANRNITIIPLNVMINDITYKSGVELTSEKFYRLMKENETLPKTSSPSPNDFYEAYKNIDENEDVIVIALSSALSSTFESATIGRGMLLEEQPNRNISIVDAKTASVGQAVLVHKACKLIDEGLATADIVSKLNETVSTLNTKFVLDTLENVIKGGRLDKVRGAVASVLNIKLLMEATEDGKVDVVEKVRGTKKALKRLIEQIGECTSNFEEKTLIVAHSNCADRAADVMQKIKEQYPFKELLLAELGPVIGTYAGEGGIVIAYE, from the coding sequence ATGGCGATAAGATTAATTACAGATGGTGGAGCTGATTTACCCGAAAGTATTTTAGCTAATCGCAATATCACTATCATACCATTAAACGTTATGATTAATGATATTACTTACAAATCTGGGGTAGAGCTAACATCAGAGAAGTTTTATCGATTAATGAAAGAAAATGAAACTTTACCGAAAACATCAAGTCCTTCACCGAATGATTTCTATGAAGCATATAAAAACATTGATGAAAATGAAGATGTTATTGTCATTGCTCTTTCTTCAGCTTTAAGTAGCACATTTGAAAGTGCGACTATCGGTAGAGGAATGCTTCTCGAAGAGCAACCAAACCGCAACATTTCCATTGTTGACGCTAAGACTGCTTCCGTTGGACAAGCAGTACTTGTCCACAAAGCGTGTAAGTTAATTGACGAAGGTCTTGCAACTGCTGATATTGTTTCGAAATTAAATGAAACTGTTTCTACATTAAATACTAAATTTGTACTTGATACACTTGAAAACGTTATTAAAGGTGGCCGTTTAGACAAAGTGCGCGGTGCAGTTGCCTCTGTCTTAAACATTAAGCTATTAATGGAAGCTACGGAAGATGGAAAAGTCGATGTAGTCGAAAAAGTTCGTGGGACTAAAAAAGCTTTAAAACGATTAATTGAACAAATTGGCGAATGTACTAGTAATTTTGAGGAAAAAACATTAATTGTTGCCCATAGTAATTGTGCAGATCGGGCTGCTGATGTTATGCAAAAGATTAAAGAACAATATCCATTTAAAGAATTGTTATTGGCTGAACTAGGTCCGGTCATCGGTACATATGCTGGTGAAGGTGGAATTGTAATAGCATATGAATAA
- a CDS encoding ATP-binding protein — protein MGEREDIISLSVPLEEEYETVIRLTVSGIAAQMGYTYKSIEDIKNSISEVYRQSLLKVKEEDWIFSAMFHVKLSALIAELVVKNKTKSIDCDEYDVNEFFSLEHVKSLMDSVNILKHDDSMKVVIKKLLYNSKEKKIEQESSAL, from the coding sequence ATGGGAGAGCGGGAGGATATAATTTCACTATCAGTACCACTAGAAGAAGAATATGAAACTGTTATACGCTTAACGGTTTCAGGTATTGCAGCACAAATGGGATATACATACAAGAGCATAGAGGACATAAAGAATTCCATTTCTGAAGTTTACAGACAAAGTTTATTAAAAGTAAAGGAGGAAGATTGGATTTTTTCAGCTATGTTTCATGTTAAATTAAGTGCATTAATAGCGGAGCTAGTAGTAAAAAATAAAACAAAAAGTATTGATTGCGATGAATACGATGTTAACGAATTCTTTTCTTTGGAACATGTGAAGTCATTAATGGATTCTGTAAATATATTGAAGCATGATGATTCGATGAAAGTAGTAATAAAAAAACTACTTTACAACTCGAAGGAGAAGAAAATTGAGCAAGAGAGCTCAGCCTTATAA